One stretch of Punica granatum isolate Tunisia-2019 chromosome 5, ASM765513v2, whole genome shotgun sequence DNA includes these proteins:
- the LOC116208182 gene encoding putative nuclear RNA export factor SDE5, translating to MEEAGLAISENGNEEKALKGLIDTSGAMLSHEAIASANGESVKGADADAPALSNMPGGASSTDPDANCMGGNADKSDDLSSQSSFPDMSQKPTRANGNSNPSKLKHAPVAIGTVSTFLGKDYVRSQPSSRRLPESTKPLKLDPEVLPMSALWVDEDKVQTKADQLHKEMEDFLFKMLGEGFQLDRDLIGDVLGKCGYDMQKSMEKLFKYSASSLDKGTRQELSLKNKDLHSRAGGFPQQKKIQQTGSQRLREVHTKQDRHNLQKEVLAALFTSGRHEEETSSPAVEKSAACSTVVRSTGNLVEYPEKSTVVDESTVANSKQDNNDDDAADEEDSYQALRKAVQEHRNTMKDYYTAATEAFQTGNQVRAYKLLEKGLFFQQKARLADEKSAEKIFETGNSKDEDTEDSMTLNLHEYDPREATRLLKQHLSSLASNPAFKYLKVIIETADEDSSKGARGRRIMKLLERESLEWTEGGTAGTILIPLENINRQSLSFVKK from the exons ATGGAAGAAGCTGGTCTGGCTATCTCAGAGAATGGCAATGAGGAAAAGGCATTGAAGGGTTTGATTGATACATCCGGCGCGATGTTATCCCACGAGGCAATTGCTTCTGCTAATGGTGAGTCTGTGAAGGGTGCAGATGCGGATGCTCCTGCTTTGTCTAACATGCCAGGTGGAGCTTCTTCTACAGATCCAGATGCCAACTGTATGGGAGGAAATGCTGATAAATCTGATGATTTATCGTCTCAATCATCCTTTCCTGATATGTCTCAAAAGCCAACGCGAGCAAATGGCAATTCGAATCCTTCGAAGCTAAAACACGCTCCTGTTGCAATCGGTACTGTTTCTACTTTTCTTGGTAAGGATTATGTCAGATCACAACCATCATCCAGGAGACTTCCCGAGTCGACGAAACCATTAAAGCTGGATCCTGAGGTGCTGCCGATGTCTGCACTCTGGGTTGATGAAGACAAGGTGCAGACCAAGGCTGACCAGTTGCACAAAGAAATGGAGGATTTCCTCTTCAAAATGCTCGGGGAAGGGTTTCAGCTTGACCGGGATTTGATTGGTGATGTTCTCG GTAAATGTGGATATGACATGCAAAAG AGCATGGAGAAGCTGTTTAAGTATTCAGCTTCTTCTTTGGATAAAGGCACTCGCCAAGAATTATCTCTAAAG AACAAAGATTTGCACTCTAGGGCCGGAGGATTCCCGCAGCAGAAAAAGATTCAACAGACTGGAAG TCAGAGGCTTAGAGAAGTACATACAAAACAAGATAGACACAACCTACAGAAAGAAGTTCTGGCTGCACTATTCACTTCAGGGAGACATGAGGAAGAAACTAGCTCTCCGGCCGTAGAAAAGTCTGCAGCATGTTCAACAGTGGTCAGATCTACAGGAAACTTAGTTGAATATCCCGAGAAGTCGACTGTGGTGGACGAGTCTACTGTGGCTAACTCAAAGCAAGACAATAATGATGATG ACGCTGCAGATGAAGAGGATAGCTACCAGGCTCTCCGAAAAGCTGTGCAGGAGCACCGGAACACAATGAAGGATTATTATACAGCA GCTACCGAAGCATTTCAGACTGGAAATCAAGTTCGAGCTTACAAACTGTTAGAAAAG GGCCTCTTTTTCCAACAAAAAGCTCGATTAGCAGATGAGAAGTCTGCTGAGAAGATCTTCGAAACTGG tAACAGCAAGGATGAGGACACAGAAGATTCGATGACCCTCAACTTGCATGAATATGATCCTCGGGAGGCTACACGACTCCTGAAGCAGCACCTTTCGTCGCTAGCTAGCAACCCAG CATTCAAATACCTGAAAGTCATTATTGAGACGGCTGATGAAGACAGTTCCAAAGGAGCTCGTGGACGACGG ATCATGAAGCTATTGGAAAGAGAATCTCTTGAGTGGACAGAAGGGGGAACTGCAGGAACAATATTGATCCCGCTTGAGAACATCAACCGACAGAGCTTGAGCTTTGTCAAGAAATAG
- the LOC116207563 gene encoding monothiol glutaredoxin-S17 encodes MSGTVKEVKSKEELDGVVKTGAPTILHFWASWCDASKHMDQVFSHLSTDFPLSHFLRVEAEEQPEISVAYSVAAVPYFVFFKDGKVVYTLEGADPSGLANKVSKIAGLIKPGEPAAPASLGMAAGPAVLETVQELAKENGSFQAEPVHPGISSSLKFRLQELVKSNSVMLFMKGVPEAPRCGFSQKVVDILKDEGVKFGSFDILSDDEVREGLKKFSNWPTFPQLYCNGELLGGCDIAVAMHESGELKEVFRDHGINPVGSSESTTGEGSKGGVTESTGLSSVLTSRLKSLINSSPVMLFMKGKPDEPKCGFSRKVVEILRQEKVEFESFDILTDEEVRQGLKVYSNWSSYPQLYIKGELIGGSDIVLDMQKSGELKEVLAEKGIERKESLEDRLKNLIGSSPVMLFIKGTPDAPRCGFSSKVVNALKEDGIPFGSFDILTDEEVRQGLKTFSNWPTFPQLYYKGELVGGCDIVLDLKNGGELKSTLSE; translated from the exons atgAGTGGGACAGTGAAGGAAGTGAAATCGAAGGAGGAGCTCGATGGGGTTGTGAAGACCGGTGCCCCAACTATCCTCCACTTCTGGGCTTCCTGGTGCGATGCCTCCAAGCACATGGATCAAGTCTTCTCCCACCTCTCCACTGATTTCCCTCTCTCCCATTTCCTCAGG GTTGAGGCAGAAGAGCAACCTGAGATATCTGTGGCTTATTCAGTTGCTGCTGTGCCTTACTTTGTCTTTTTCAAG GATGGGAAAGTCGTCTATACACTAGAAGGTGCAGACCCCTCTGGTTTGGCTAACAAAGTATCCAAGATCGCGGGCTTGATCAAACCTGGGGAGCCTGCGGCACCTGCAAGCCTTGGGATGGCTGCTGGGCCTGCCGTCCTTGAAACTGTTCAGGAGCTTGCAAAGGAGAATGGATCCTTCCAAGCAGAGCCTGTGCATCCTGGTATAAGCAGCTCACTGAAATTTCGCCTCCAGGAGCTGGTCAAATCTAACTCGGTGATGCTATTCATGAAGGGAGTACCTGAGGCTCCAAGGTGCGGATTCAGTCAGAAAGTTGTTGATATATTAAAGGATGAAGGGGTCAAGTTTGGGAGTTTTGATATTTTATCAGATGATGAAGTTCGTGAGGGTCTGAAGAAGTTCTCCAACTGGCCCACCTTTCCTCAGCTCTACTGCAACGGAGAGCTTCTTGGAGGGTGCGACATAGCAGTTGCTATGCATGAGAGTGGTGAATTAAAAGAGGTCTTCAGAGATCATGGGATCAATCCAGTTGGATCCAGTGAGAGTACCACAGGTGAAGGAAGCAAAGGTGGGGTTACTGAGTCGACTGGGTTGAGTTCAGTGCTGACTTCTCGGCTCAAAAGTCTAATTAATTCAAGCCCGGTTATGCTGTTCATGAAGGGGAAGCCTGACGAGCCCAAGTGCGGGTTCAGCAGGAAAGTAGTGGAAATTCTCCGCCAGGAGAAAGTTGAATTTGAGAGCTTTGATATTTTGACGGATGAAGAAGTCAGACAGGGGCTCAAAGTCTACTCCAACTGGTCGAGCTACCCACAGCTATACATTAAGGGTGAGCTGATTGGAGGATCTGACATTGTTTTGGACATGCAGAAGAGTGGAGAGCTTAAGGAGGTTCTCGCCGAGAAGGGGATCGAAAGGAAAGAGAGTCTGGAGGACCGGTTGAAGAATCTCATTGGTTCCTCTCCTGTTATGCTGTTCATTAAGGGGACCCCTGATGCCCCCAGGTGCGGGTTCAGCTCCAAAGTTGTGAACGCCCTAAAGGAGGATGGAATACCTTTCGGGTCGTTCGACATATTGACAGATGAGGAGGTGAGGCAAGGGCTTAAGACCTTCTCCAACTGGCCGACCTTTCCCCAGCTCTACTATAAGGGTGAGTTGGTCGGGGGATGCGATATCGTTCTTGATCTCAAGAATGGTGGGGAGCTCAAGTCCACCCTGTCCGAGTGA
- the LOC116207562 gene encoding LOW QUALITY PROTEIN: pentatricopeptide repeat-containing protein At4g21705, mitochondrial (The sequence of the model RefSeq protein was modified relative to this genomic sequence to represent the inferred CDS: inserted 2 bases in 1 codon), producing MNPRLLSAFNRNLTRFCRTLTEGAPLACRGYYTSRTRKPTLYSKISPLGSPSTSVTPELEDWVRAGNKVRFAELQRIIKDLRKRKRYNQALEVSQWMQKKGPFAFTTTEHAVQLDLIGRVHGFVSAEKYFGNLKDDDKTEKTYGALLNCYTRQLQIDKSLSHLQKMKEMGLASSALTYNDIMCLYTNTGQHEKVPGVLAEMKESGLYPDNFSYRICINSYGARSDIEGLDKILKEMETQPHIAVDWNTYAVAANFYIRAGLTKKALNALKRAEDRLDKKEGLGYNHLITLHAGLGNKSEVLRLWSLEKEVCKRCINRDYITVLKSLVRISELEEAEKILKEWESSGNNYDIRVPNTVILGYIEKGLHEKAESLLQEFMDNGKYTSPDSWTRLASGCLDKGNMEXAVESMKVGLSLCQQMARVKQWKPDPKVVRAILDWLGDNGSFEDVEAYVGSLRPVVGVDRENYHALIKAGVRNGKEVRSLLERMRADGIDEDDETRQILSLGPE from the exons ATGAACCCTAGATTGCTCTCTGCCTTCAATCGGAACCTCACTCGTTTCTGTAGAACCCTAACTGAAGGAGCTCCATTGGCTTGCAGAGGGTACTACACCAGCAGGACCCGCAAGCCCACGCTGTACTCGAAGATCAGCCCTCTCGGGAGCCCTAGCACCAGCGTGACCCCTGAGCTCGAGGACTGGGTCCGGGCGGGGAACAAGGTCCGGTTCGCTGAGCTGCAACGCATTATCAAGGATCTCCGCAAGCGAAAACGGTACAATCAAGCCCTTGAG GTTTCGCAGTGGATGCAGAAGAAGGGGCCTTTTGCATTCACCACAACCGAACACGCAGTGCAGTTGGATTTAATCGGACGAGTTCATGGATTTGTTTCTGCCGAGAAATACTTTGGTAACTTGAAGGATGACGATAAGACCGAGAAGACTTACGGTGCGCTGTTGAATTGTTACACTCGACAGCTCCAGATAGACAAGTCCCTCTCTCATCTCCAGAAGATGAAGGAGATGGGCTTAGCTTCTTCTGCTCTCACGTACAACGACATCATGTGCTTGTATACAAATACGGGCCAGCACGAGAAGGTGCCGGGTGTGTTAGCTGAGATGAAGGAGAGTGGCCTTTACCCCGATAACTTCAGTTACAGGATTTGCATAAACTCCTACGGTGCAAGATCTGATATTGAAGGACTGGATAAGATCCTAAAAGAGATGGAGACCCAGCCCCATATCGCAGTGGACTGGAATACTTATGCAGTCGCTGCAAATTTCTACATCAGAGCGGGTCTCACCAAGAAGGCTCTCAATGCCCTGAAGAGGGCCGAGGACAGGTTGGATAAGAAAGAGGGCTTAGGCTATAACCATCTGATTACGCTCCATGCCGGCCTAGGGAACAAGTCGGAGGTATTGAGACTCTGGTCTCTGGAGAAAGAAGTTTGCAAGAGGTGCATAAACCGAGATTATATCACCGTATTAAAATCCCTCGTGAGGATCAGTGAGCTTGAAGAAGCCGAGAAAATACTTAAGGAGTGGGAATCTTCCGGCAACAATTATGATATTCGAGTCCCCAATACTGTCATTTTGGGGTATATCGAGAAAGGTTTGCATGAGAAGGCTGAATCACTGCTCCAAGAATTTATGGATAATGGAAAGTATACTAGCCCTGATAGCTGGACTAGATTGGCTTCAGGATGCTTGGACAAGGGGAATATGGA AGCAGTTGAGAGCATGAAGGTTGGCTTATCTCTTTGCCAACAGATGGCGAGGGTTAAGCAGTGGAAGCCCGACCCAAAGGTCGTTAGGGCTATATTAGATTGGCTTGGTGATAACGGGAGCTTTGAAGACGTGGAGGCTTATGTGGGTTCACTGAGGCCTGTTGTCGGTGTGGATAGAGAGAATTATCATGCACTGATAAAGGCTGGTGTGAGAAATGGCAAGGAAGTGAGGAGTCTCTTGGAGAGAATGAGAGCTGATGGGatagatgaagatgatgagaCCAGACAGATCTTGTCTCTGGGGCCAGAGTGA
- the LOC116208681 gene encoding E3 ubiquitin-protein ligase RMA1H1-like: protein MAFEQYFAQGWKSTQSAPIESGTGNASGCFDCNICLDFAHEPVVTLCGHLYCWPCIYKWLHVQGSSLASDEHLQCPVCKAEISHEAMVPLYGRGQASPEPELKGMTIPPRPAGQPARALTSPTSQAGQQLPYRNPYQNSHYNLNPFTSYEDESYTSPPSSALLNFGSAGFHHSMVGMFGEMFYARVFGNSEGPYGYPNSYHFVAGSSPRLRRQEMQADKSLNRISIFLFCCFLLCLIVF, encoded by the coding sequence ATGGCTTTCGAGCAGTACTTTGCTCAGGGATGGAAATCAACTCAATCAGCACCAATCGAGTCGGGAACAGGAAATGCCAGTGGATGCTTTGACTGCAATATCTGCCTCGACTTTGCCCATGAGCCAGTAGTCACGCTTTGCGGCCACCTTTATTGCTGGCCCTGCATATATAAATGGCTCCACGTACAGGGCTCATCTCTTGCCTCCGACGAGCATCTCCAGTGCCCCGTTTGCAAGGCCGAGATCTCCCATGAGGCCATGGTTCCCCTGTATGGTCGGGGGCAGGCCTCCCCAGAACCCGAGCTCAAAGGGATGACAATACCTCCAAGACCTGCGGGCCAGCCTGCCCGGGCCCTGACATCTCCTACCTCCCAAGCAGGCCAACAGCTCCCCTACCGCAATCCATACCAGAACTCCCACTACAATCTCAATCCCTTCACATCCTATGAGGACGAGTCCTACACTTCTCCACCGTCATCGGCTCTGCTTAATTTTGGGTCAGCAGGGTTCCACCACTCAATGGTGGGGATGTTTGGGGAGATGTTCTATGCCCGGGTTTTTGGGAACTCAGAGGGGCCATACGGGTACCCCAATTCCTACCACTTTGTGGCGGGGAGCAGCCCAAGGCTGAGGAGGCAGGAGATGCAGGCAGATAAGTCTCTAAACAGAATCTCCATCTTCCTCTTCTGTTGCTTCCTACTGTGCCTCATTGTGTTCTGA